AGCTGTAGGTTAATCTCAAAGATGAAAGCACCGAATCTGTATATTCTGAAGCAGATACGTTCCAGATATTACTCTTTCTCACAGACTCCCATTCATCAGACGTCAATTCTTTCAACATGTATCCAAGTGACCGAGCTGCTAGGGCCACACCTCCACACATCACGGCGATGTCCTTTCCAATCTGTTCCACTTCATGTTTATCATCTCTGGAGTCAAAACTACTCTTTTGCTTTATTATAATCCAGCAAGAGTCATTAGACAAGGGTGCTAATTTGTATGGTTTAATGGTTCGAAACTTATTTGCAATACCCTCATTGCGTGTGGTTACAATAACAACAATCCTACTTTGCTCACCAACCTTAAGCATATCCTTCAAGTCATCCAACTGAGATGCATTATCCTCCCACAGGTCATCTAAAACAATCAGAATATTTTTACCAGCAAGTAGCTCTACAAGGGAATTATGTATCATCTGCCTCTCAGTTAGTTGGCTCTCCTCTTTTGATAGTTGCGATATTATAGAATTGCCAATTTTATTCAAATCAAATGTTTGGGACACATAGACCCATACATGAGAGTAGTCTTTGTACTGTGCATCATTGAAAACCATTTTTGCAAGGATTGTCTTTCCAATGCCACCAATGCCATAGATGGGAAATATGGTGATCCTTCCAGTATTGCTCTCAGATAAAGAAGCCATTATGTCTTGTTTGTCGTTGGTTCTCCCCACTATGAGCTCTTCGTCTTTCATGACTGATGATGTCGCACGAGTATCAGTAATTTTCAGCTCATTGGTGATAGTGCCTGGTTTCAACATGAAATTCTTGTGTTGATCCGTGATAACCTTCAGCTCCTCTCTCATCTCCTTCATCCTATTGGCAAGTTTAATTTTGGGACAAACAGAGAGACAAGCAGATGCCAACTGCAACAGGTCCTTTTTGAGAGATATCTGTAAAATATTCATTTTGATTTATAAGCACAATGCAAAGTGGAGTACGTTTTGTGTGCTGTAAAAATTCGTGGGAGGGATATCACTGATTTTTATTTCCTTACCAGAACAACAAATATAGATTGATTACGTATAACTCGGTTGTTTAGATTTCTTGTGGTGCACCTTCCCACTTGGATCTAATTCCTAGACTCACTCAACAAGGCCCTTTATTTTAGGAATAAGCAATATTTTTTTAAATTGATAGGCGATGTGCCGGTCGACAACAAGGTGCTCATGGGACTTCATCAATCCCGTGCTTTGCTGGCTTAGCCTGTCTGATGTACTTATGCATGGTATTAGGTTGTGTTTGTGTTTGTTCATTTGGATGAGTGTATTGTGAGAATCTACGTTTCGAAAAGGGACAAAAAGCTGTGATAACTTCATAAGAATTCAATGGACACTAAGGATCTAGTTTTAAAACGAAACCAGGATTTCTTAAATCCATCCAGCTTAATAGCAGGCAGTAGTAACTAACGTGTAAGTAGTAAGAAGCTAAGTACATACAGGTACCTTTCGCGCAGCCGATTGGGTGTCTGCTTCAAACTCGTCAAGCATATCGGAGATGCCATACATGGCGTCCTTGAGCCGCTTCAGCCACAGCTGCACTTCCCTCTCTTCGATCGATTGCCTCTCGGCATCCTTCATCACCGCCGCCACAGATTccagcatcatcttcatcttccTGAGGTCCTTGGTGAAGTCCTTCTGCAGTGTGATCTGGCCTCCGATGACTGCTCCAATCTGCTTGACAACCATGTTGAGCACGGGCGAGGCAAGCATGCCCCCGACTGCCGCCATGGCTGTGAGATCCCTTAAGCCACCTCTGCTGCTCTTGCTCGCTTTGTTTTATCTTTTTTTTCCGGTCCTTGCTCTTTGAATTGACCAACCGAGACGGCATGAATTTTGATATTCTAATAACTATGCCCGGCTGGAGCAATGAGCGGACGAAACTGGACCACATCCTATGCATTTACTTGGAGGTTTTTGCATTGGCATCTTTAGGCAGGGGGTCAATGCGCGTTAGGCAGGTGGTCGCTCTCCAAGGAAGTGACGCGCGTGAGAACTGAGAACACGATCAGGGTCGACTTCCTTTCGCTTGACTCAATAGTTCTCCCCTCATCTCTTCTCATCTCACCACTAAGAATTTCCTCATCAAGCGGTAAAAGTAAAAGTTTCTGGACTACTTGATGTGATCCAGCACCAAAGGAAGGAGCCGATATCCTTTAACGATGTCGGGCTGGTTGTGTCATATGCAATTGGAATCCTCAGCAGGTTGTTCTTGTTGTAGCCCAATTAATTACTCACTACTCATGTTACCACCACACCATGAACTCTGCAATGGTAACAGGGGTGGTCACTTTCGTCTTAAGCTGTTTATCGAAGGTAGCTTGTTCAATGACAGACCAGGGTTCAGTTTCCACCGGTTTTGGAGGCAGGGGCGGAGCTAGAATTTACGACCATTGATGTCACAGCGCAAATAATGTGTAGGAAAAGGTTTCAATTTCAGTTCAATGCGTAACAAAATATAATATAACAATACAAAAGTCTTTACCTCTCATAGAAGCATCCTACGGTTACGATTCTTCATCTTTTGAAACCGATCAATTACAACATTATCTGAGATTGTTGCGACAAATGCTGGCTCAACAAAGCAAATGATGCAATCATTCATAAACGTGTTCCCGATGCGATTGTGTAATATTGTCTTCACAATTTTCATTGCCGAGAAGCACCTCTCAACAGATGTTGTAGCAACTGGCAAAACAAGTACTAGCTTTAGAAGCTTATAGACCAAAGGAAAAGCTTGATGCTTGTTTGTGTCCACCATCAGTTTTGCAAGTGCAGTAATACTATTTAGGTTAGAGAATCTTTCATCAGCTTTTATATTGTCAATGTAAATAGGAAGCTCATGAGCAAGATCCTTCAACTGCTCTTGATCGAAATCATCTGGATAGAGCTTAGCCAATTCCATTATGCTCTCCAATTTGAAGTCACCAAAAGAATCCTTTGGACGAAGTGCAGCCATGTAAGTAAGCAAACTAGAATTTGTTTGACCAAAGCGATCATTGAACTCTATGAGTAGCAAGTCAATAACTGAGTTCAAACAATTCCATCTATAATGCTGGTAGTTGGTTCGATTTGACTTTTTCCTTGGCTTGTGGCGATCAATATACTCTTCTTCCATGTCCAACTTAGGAATGCTATGTTCTTCACAAAAGGAATATATTGTCTGCAATAAAGATTCccaaccatcatctctgatttGTTGAAATTTTTGCTTTGTTAATTTTACCTCTGACATGGCCTCCAATATATCTTGATCTTTCCTTTGCAAACAAAGTGACAGGGAATTTGCATGTCCCAAGATCATCAACATCATGTGTAAGTGAAACACAAAATCAAAATCTTTGAGATAATCTAGCAGCCCACGTGCTTGGCGTCGTTTCTTGTCATTTGGGCCATCCTTTTCCACATATTGAAGTACTTCAATAACATAAGGAAACAAACTGTTAAGACTCTTAAGGGTCTTATAGTGAGAGCACCATCGTGTGTCTCCAGGTCTTTCTAGAGTTTGCTCTTGATTTAATCCTGTTCCGGTACTGATTTGTCCACTACCTATTGCTCTTTTTACTCTTTCTTGTTGACTTTGTCGTATCATGTCTTTCCTTTTGCAAGAAGCTCCGGCCACATTAAGGAGAAGAGATATCATATCAAAAAAAATCACTAATATCATCATTCTTTTTTGCTACTGCCACTATGACTAATTGAAGTTGATGAGCAAAGCAGTGAACATAGTGTGCAGACCCATTCTCTCTCAGAATCAAAGCTCTTAATCCATTGAACTCACCTCTCATATTGCTTGCTCCATCGTAACCTTGGCCTCTCACTTGTTTCCAACTTAATTTGTACTTGGAAAATAAAGCATCAATATTAGACTTGAGACAGGTTGATGTTGTCTCAGCGACATGGACAACACCAATAAGTCTTTCTTTCAGTTCTCCGCGGTTATTAACATACCGCAAAACCACAGCCATTTGTTCCTTATCAGAAACATCGGCAGATTCATCAACCAACAAACAAAACACATCACCACCAATTTCTTCAATGATAGAATTCACTATGATCTCTGCAAAGTAATTAGCAATGTCCTTTTGAAtttctggagacaccatctgatgatTCTCTGGAGCGTTTCTTAGTACAACCCTCTTTATTTTTTCATTTTGCTCAGCCAAAAGCTTCACTAACTCAAGGAAATTTCCCCTGTTAGCAGAATCTTCAGATTCATTATGGCTACGAAAAGCTAATCCTTGATGCAACAAGTATCTAACAGCATTTATCGAAGTACTTCATCGAATAAAGTACTCCTCTTTCGCAACATCTTGTTGTTTCTTGAGAGCAAACTCAATAGATTGACTTGGCTTCAATAAATTGTTACACCTTTTGACAGCTGCATTGTGATAGCTTGTTACCCCTCCCACATGAGTGTCAAGTCTTGGTTTATTATTCCATCCAGAAAATCCTTTTGTTACAAATGCATCATTTCCGGCCTGACCGTCAATACAATCTCTAAACAGGTAGCAGTATAGACAAAATGCTTTATCCACCTTCTCACTATATTCTAGCCAATCATATTATTCAAACCAGTCTGGGTTAAATCGACGTGGCTTTTTTCCAATGATTGTTTGAGGATAATTGAAACCAGGTTGTGGTCTATGAGGACCTCTAATCAAATATCTCCTCCTGATCTCTTCTTGTAATTTGAAGCTAGGATATTCTATTATTCTCTTTCTATCAGCCGGATCATAAGGAAGTTCATCTAAATTAACATCTTTTGGTGATAGTATCAAAGAAGTACGAGTTGGAGCACTGATGTTCGATGCACCTTTATTTCGCTGTGAAGATCCTTCATCCTGATCAGTAGCTGATGGTGGTGATTTTCTCTTCAAGAACCATTCCATACTTTCTAGCTTCCTGCAGAATCTGCCAAGGACAATCGACATATGTGAGAGCCTAAAATATGATCAATCTCGATTCTAGAATAAATTAGCAGCATAGCAGGGATAGGCGGACAGCTGAACAAACCTGTGCCTGGACGATTCTCCTAGAGACAGAGACTGCTCGCCAAACTGGAAGAGAAGGCGTCAGGCGGCGCGGCGTGTTCAGGCTCGATCAGGCTTCAGGCCTGGGCGCGATCGCTTTCTTGGATGCTGCCGGCCAGCCGCCAGAGGAACGGTTCGACTTCGACTAGGAAACGAAATGCCGCTGCTGCGGCCGCTGTGATTTGGAGCGGAGCCAGATCGTTTTTGCCTTTTTGTGTTCTGTTCTGGGCCAATCAAGCCGAAAGCCTGGTCATCCATTGAGGTCACTTCGTTATATGGGCTGCTATCCTGCCTGTTTGGTAGCATAGATGTAAACGGGCCAAGAAAAAGTCATTGCTGTCTAGGGACAGCATGAGCTTCACGTAGCTCCGCCCCTGTTTGGAGGCTCCCACTGGCTTCCTGACTTCTTCAACTGAAAGGGACTGAAGGTATCAAAGAAAGCTATCAGCGACACCTCTAAAGTTTGGCAATAGTTACTTTAGCAGATCTGGTTAGGAGACTACTACAGGAACGTCTGCGGTCTGCTTTTATCTACATAATGCCCATTGGGAATGTGTTGTGGCTATTAGATGGAAATATAGTTTGTTACAGACTCTTCCTTGTTTAGAGAGAGCTGCGCCTCTCTGCCGTGATTCACGGCGTGATGGTTGTGGATTATAATCCCAACCGTGTACATCTCCAACTCTCATACATGAGCAATATATATACACCGGTCGTGACACCTAGAGGGCATCGAGCCAAGCCAATTAACATGGTATCACAGCCAAGGGCTTAATCGATCTATGTCCATTGTTACATCCTTCTCCCCTACCGCCGCTTCAACTGCTGCGCCGTCCATCATGTCGACCACCACCGTTCCCCTTCACCACGCTGTCAACATCAAGCTCAACAAAAACAACTTCTTGCTATGGTGTGCGCAGCTTCTTCCATACCTACGGAACTCCAGGCTGATCGGATATCTCGACGGTACCCTCGTTGCACCGACGCCACAGATAGCGGTGTCCACAGAGACCGGCGCTGAGCTGGTTCCAATCCTGCCTATGAGCAATGGTATAATACCGACCAGCAGCTCCTGAGCGGGCTCCTCTTGTCAATGTCTGAAGAGGTGCTTCGTGACGTCATTGATGCCACGACGTCAAAGGAAGTCTGGGATTCCATCCGGATGAAATTTTCCTCCTCGACCCGTGCTCGCACAGTGCAGCTACGCATCGAGCTCGCCACCGTCAAGAAAGGTGATCAGTCGGCGGCAGATCATTTTCGCAAAGTCAAGAACCTTGCTTCAGAGATGGCTGCTGCAGATGCCGCTCTTCATGATGATGAAGTTCTGGCGTATCTTCTCACCGGGCTTCCCTCGGACTATGACCCCTTCGTTACATCTATAACGACCAAGGACTCCGTCTCCCTCGGCGATGTCTACACCCACCTCGTCACCTTTGAGGCGCGTCAACTACGGCATCATGCAGATCTTCAGCTGCAGATGGGGTCATCTACCAACTATGCTGGCCGAGGTGGCCAGTCCAAGGGCTGTGGTGGTGGGCGCTCCCGTGGCCGTGGAGGTGGGCGCTCTCGTGGGGGTGCACCGTCACGTCCCAACGACCGCCACCCGTCCAGCTCTACTCCGTGCCCTATCTGCCAGATTTGCGGCAAGGAAGGTCACACAGCCATACGCTGTTGGTACCGCATGGATGACTCCTACTCCGAGAAGCCTCCTTCCGTGAACGTCGCCACCTCATCCTCGAAGGTTGATACCGATTGGTACACCAACACCGGTGCCACCGACCACATCACCAGCGATCTGGATCGTCTTGCCGTCCGTGAACGCTACCACGGCAATGAACAAGTCCAAGTCGGCAACGGATCAGGTTTGCAAATTATGCATATTGGTCATTCCTCTCTTAATACTGCCGATCGTCCTCTTGCATTACGTAACATCCTTCATATTCCCAACATCACTAAAAACCTCCTTTCGGTTCACAAATTTTCACGAGATAATGACGTCTTCTTTGAATACCATCCTTGGCATTTTTCCATTAAGGACCGGCAGTCGAGGAGAAGCCTACTGGACGGTCGATGTGAGTCGGGCCTCTATCCAATCAAGTCCACCGATCTTCCTGCGCTCAAGCATGCCCTTGCAGCAAGATCTACTACCTACTCTCATTGGCATGCACGCCTTGGACATCCTGCACCCCAAGTAGTCCGGTCTATTTTGCATTTAAATAAACTCTCATGTTCTAGAGATAATTCATCATCAGTTTGTGATGCGTGTCAGCTTGCTAAGAGTCATCAGTTGCCTTATACACATTCTATTCATCGTTCTACTTCTCCTTTGGAGATTATTCACTCTGATGTTTAGGGCCCGGACCCTAGCTCTGTTGGTGGCTTTTCTTATTACATCAGTTTTATTGATGATTTTAGCAAATTTTGCTGGATTTACTTAATGCATGCCCGTACTGATGCTCCTCGTATCTTCATGGAGTTTTAAGACTCATGTAGAGCGTCTCATTGACAGAAAGATCAAATGTGTTCAATTCGATTGGGGTGGGGAATATCAAAAAATTCACAACACCTTCTTTCGCCCCTTGGGTATTACCCATCGCGTCTCGTGTCCTCACACCCACCAGCAAAACGGCTCCGCCGAACGGAAACATCACCATATTGTAGAGACTGGGCTTGCTCTTTTAGCTCATGCACATATTCCCATTAAATTTTGGGATGACGCTTTTCTCACCGCCACCTATCTCATAAATCgcatgtgtggcagaaccaacctgaattataccggctcaagtacgcgagtccactcccgagggctccaacgtgcttcaaacggtataatctcttggcctgtcgggtaacgtcccgataaaccaccgatacacaggatcaataaggttacctcacacgaaggtgagtccagagatacaatcaccatcacatttttacatcacaaggaattacattccaagagtttccaaatgaagtatgaagtttcaatctagagaaaagattacaaaccgttaaagctatggtttttttacaaactattaaagctatgatttttagcagcggaaaacatacgcgatgatctacagcacgtcgacaagacggatgtcatgctaagcccaggcacaacatcactcggtatcaccaatgttggtcagggacggatcccattccgcggaccaaccttctgaaagagcacagagccgaggcaagggaagagtagggtcttcaagacattacctgcaaaacatatagctagcaaggctgagtatactaatactcagcaaggcttacccgggattaggtatactttagcccataactagacttatgaaggcttataatagttctgggtttagtttcagctgaaaagcaactaagagtagatccttattttcaacttttagctttcaagttctatgtgattatccattctagataagcacttataactaagcaagcaaggtagagctctttatctcaaccatcagtattacttatcatataattgctcttgttactctgtgtgataaagggattaagtagtctcaatcatcgtgagaggcggacgattctgaatcgaatttaaccttgcaaggtaaacctaactcacacgtttggaacatctaacgatagttccgaagcaaccgtttgcctttcattccgactcgtggacaggtccaccacaagcgactgcaggaacatacgtacttccaaagtgcaggacatacgtctgtagcgcgactacaaaacccgtattcctggttgcccttgcaacacgtattcccacacgtcgaacataagtaaccagaagaagcaagacgagtggtgggaggtatgtccactcctcgggccgattggttactaggcttaccgcttaccatatttcgcggcatgtggatagtactttcaaacgcttaaccccgatcggcacacaccacgaccttatcaaaattcaacaacacagacggggtatcatctcaaccatgatacctcataaaactcccgtccggcatccttatagtgataacaagaatgtaaacattacaactcctatatcgcgcgagtgacagcaaatcacccgacttctaccggccctattagcatagcagctagtcggactcaagtgctaacattcaatactttggttcctaggaaaatgcaactagggtttccaagcaattcctaagaacttaatgcatagaatatgtaaatagatatagattgcagtataattaaaatagtgggttatgtccggggcttgcctttactggtggggttaaagtcagaaatgttaacatcttccgaactttggttcggggcttgcgatattccttggtgacgctcatttggtcttcagaaacatcctctgtagactctggggagatctcgcaggtaccgttgctgaaagtagttgtatctacatgtaatgcaacattacattcaaatgtgtgcacataaagctattttacttcacacaaagttgcaattcaatactcatttaacataccactcatatATCAACCAGAAAAATCTgagctaaacctagacagagctataggggaacaactaattagaatcggctactcgttgaagattacaacagagctgattggaaacaatgagggtttagctgattgacgagtgcatcgggttcctagacgatcgatggaagcatcgattactttggcagaaggatgattcctaaagcagttgtcttaactgagatgtgcttaagtgttattctaggtaactaggtgtggttgtatcgactcgattacgtcagcacagcaattgagtgacgtatagccgaatggagtgtggttaagggtatatgaccgataagtataaggccgacctcttagtcgatagatcgactgatagaagtgtgtggataaggatggggaaactaaggattgatcggccatatttgaccgatacggaaaacaactagaatcggtttggattggccgatagcaagaaccctaagatcgtgggtgtctcttcgatacatcgactctgtgcagtcgatgtaggacagaacaaaagaattgtatcggcagtagccgatactagaaaggtaacaaccgtatcagctaatcggtcgatgataggAGTATCGACTGACaactgttatacagaaacatcctagactcaaggaaagcggatgcttagcagctgaactgatagccaacgttgaagcatagccgcagagatgttttgactaagcagcagacacacaagaactaacggggatccttatacgacaaggaacctaaagaaacagcaatcgagatggggacaatgtcttgatggtagggacatGAGCattcatatgaaaggtttaatgAACATCACATATTtttatttaagatctatattctatggtttacttttcagttataacataagcatacaatataaagcataataaaacattcattccctaacatttgacctaaacctcacatcaaagactttcactcaagatcacaacataaaacttgtagattttgctttagggtttcaaacgaaactgattttacacttttatgaacttcttacgaaaatccatgaaatgtagaagttcattggtttgacataaagaaagttctggaaaatttacagaaaacaccctagaactttctaaaatgaagcaattaagtccttgGTCTGGGAAAACAGACAAcaagaagttaacgacgatatcccggcaaaggaatcgccggcattagaaagattcaatggattagggcaaaccttggggtagtttcggatgtggaggaagaacgggtaaaaagtgaattcccttggcgaacaggatcggcgaagagaaaagctcgacgatgatgagatcccgaggatgacgaagaagtttgtcggggagggttgtcgtgggtggaagatggcctgttgtcttgtacacacACGCGCCTGctgaatcgagccgagccggccactaacataatacttccgctcgcactcgcgaacgctccGATTCAATCCCGTTCAGACCTCTGGATCCTGTAACTCCACCGTTCTCTCCATCCGCTGTGACGCTCTCAGGACCGGtttaccaccgccgccggtcatacgctgcgcgtcgaacccgcgccgcgttacttcTGCCCTGATCACCTTGCCGCTATACGGCTActccttccgaattcgccgcgctataaccgtcgcctttgcttcgccatctttccttctggctcgccgcccctcgtgcatcttacgagcgagcgagctcgcgtcctcgataCAGCCACTCTTGCGTCACCAGAGATCTCCGTAGCGTAgttagggccgatgtcaccgtgttcccGCATCTTGCGCAGAAGCCTTCCatcacaactcctcctgcgcgtgtcgttgctcggcacgtcgcactccaacactatctgcTCGTGCCTATGGGTTCGTTCTGCTtcggccgctcaacacctgcccataccgccaactcccacgcgccaccacgcgcatgcttgcgccacccgctcggcacCGCCCACGAACCGCTCCTGTGCTgccgccgcgcacgcctgctgcctcacccgcgcgcctaggccactccgcgcgtcactgctcactccaggctgctcgcctccgcccgggtctcgcacctgctgcgctcgcacgcgtccTGCACGCCATTGCTCGCTCGGGGCCGCTCGCATCCAGCGCATCCGTGCCGCATCCGCACGCTGCCACACCGGTTCTCTTCTGCTCGCGtgccgccacgccgcgagcttcgccccagcgccgcttggttcgcgtgccactcacgcgttTGCTTCACGCAGCCAGTTCACCTCTGCTTGCGCCCACTCAGGTGCCTGCTGCGGCTGCTACTTGGATCTGCTCTGTGCCGAGCTGCCGCTCACTCCCGCGCtgtgccgcacgccgccagctcgcTGGGCATGCGCGCGTCTTCTCCTGGACCGAACCACGTTCACCTCCGCGCCTGTACCTGCTCCACTTgcgccgccagcgcctgcctccgctcgctcctgggcccgccgtgtgccgcgcctgctcctgg
The Panicum hallii strain FIL2 chromosome 6, PHallii_v3.1, whole genome shotgun sequence genome window above contains:
- the LOC112896195 gene encoding putative disease resistance protein RGA3; this encodes MAAVGGMLASPVLNMVVKQIGAVIGGQITLQKDFTKDLRKMKMMLESVAAVMKDAERQSIEEREVQLWLKRLKDAMYGISDMLDEFEADTQSAARKISLKKDLLQLASACLSVCPKIKLANRMKEMREELKVITDQHKNFMLKPGTITNELKITDTRATSSVMKDEELIVGRTNDKQDIMASLSESNTGRITIFPIYGIGGIGKTILAKMVFNDAQYKDYSHVWVYVSQTFDLNKIGNSIISQLSKEESQLTERQMIHNSLVELLAGKNILIVLDDLWEDNASQLDDLKDMLKVGEQSRIVVIVTTRNEGIANKFRTIKPYKLAPLSNDSCWIIIKQKSSFDSRDDKHEVEQIGKDIAVMCGGVALAARSLGYMLKELTSDEWESVRKSNIWNVSASEYTDSVLSSLRLTYSYMPSHLKLCFAYCAIFPKGHKMVKHDLIHQWNSLGFIEETNIFSTEQLGEKYISQLLGLSFLEHSRLHNSATGVHHEDFTHLTMHDLVLDLARLVLVDEFIMAVSERSNSERRSCRCALFNDCSKKLESYTDYPAKIRALRFLDCGRIELHEDAFSSAKYLRVLDLSECFIQRLPDSIGQLKQLRYLNAPRVQHHMIPNCITKLFKLIYLSLCGSSALMALPDSIGHMEGLMYLDLSGCSGLEKLPESFGKLKELVQLDLSNCSNLTIVSESLQTLTKLEYLDLSYCWNIREIPGHLGSFMKLKHLNLSGCGEIEDFSRSFGNLES
- the LOC112896920 gene encoding uncharacterized protein LOC112896920 encodes the protein MMDGAAVEAAVGEKDAGNDAFVTKGFSGWNNKPRLDTHVGGVTSYHNAAVKRCNNLLKPRLAFRSHNESEDSANRGNFLELVKLLAEQNEKIKRIIVNSIIEEIGGDVFCLLVDESADVSDKEQMAVVLRYVNNRGELKERLIGVVHVAETTSTCLKSNIDALFSKYKLSWKQVRGQGYDGASNMRASCKRKDMIRQSQQERVKRAIGSGQISTGTGLNQEQTLERPGDTRWCSHYKTLKSLNSLFPYVIEVLQYVEKDGPNDKKRRQARGLLDYLKDFDFVFHLHMMLMILGHANSLSLCLQRKDQDILEAMSEVKLTKQKFQQIRDDGWESLLQTIYSFCEEHSIPKLDMEEEYIDRHKPRKKSNRTNYQHYRWNCLNSVIDLLLIEFNDRFGQTNSSLLTYMAALRPKDSFGDFKLESIMELAKLYPDDFDQEQLKDLAHELPIYIDNIKADERFSNLNSITALAKLMVDTNKHQAFPLVYKLLKLVLVLPVATTSVERCFSAMKIVKTILHNRIGNTFMNDCIICFVEPAFVATISDNVVIDRFQKMKNRNRRMLL